Proteins encoded within one genomic window of Jiangella mangrovi:
- a CDS encoding mannonate dehydratase: MKMGFRWFGEGNDTVTLDQIRQIPGVETIVWSLHHKQAGEVWEQAEIDAEIARITDLSDEARALGVTRTLAADVVESVNVHESIKLGRTVLGRSRDEAIDAYITTLRRLGRAGVKVVCYNFMPVFDWLRTDLWRPLPDGSTALFFERAVVDRMTPESLIADMAAGSQGLTLPGWEPERLAGFAELTAAYEGVTRDDMYANYRHFLQAVIPACEEYDVKLGVHPDDPPFDVFGWPRVVSTKADLARVLDLHPSPHHGLTLCLGSFSANPDQDGVDAVRTFMDRIHFTHVRNIKHLGGGDFVEVAHRAGEGHVDTTGIMKAYAEAGFQGYVRPDHGRHLWDENTTNRPRPGYGLYDRALGVQYLLGAWDAFRYATPAEGHDLQEGTEQ, encoded by the coding sequence GTGAAGATGGGCTTCCGCTGGTTCGGCGAGGGCAACGACACCGTCACGCTGGACCAGATCCGCCAGATCCCCGGGGTCGAGACCATCGTGTGGAGCCTGCACCACAAGCAGGCCGGCGAGGTCTGGGAGCAGGCCGAGATCGACGCGGAGATCGCGCGGATCACCGACCTGTCCGACGAGGCCCGCGCGCTGGGCGTGACCCGCACGCTGGCCGCCGACGTCGTCGAGTCGGTCAACGTGCACGAGTCCATCAAGCTCGGCCGGACGGTGCTGGGGCGCAGCCGCGACGAGGCGATCGACGCCTACATCACGACCCTCCGGCGGCTGGGCCGCGCGGGCGTGAAGGTTGTCTGCTACAACTTCATGCCGGTCTTCGACTGGTTGCGCACCGATCTGTGGCGACCGCTGCCCGATGGCTCGACCGCCCTCTTCTTCGAGCGCGCCGTCGTCGACCGGATGACGCCCGAGAGCCTCATCGCGGACATGGCGGCCGGTTCCCAGGGACTCACCCTGCCGGGCTGGGAACCGGAGCGGCTCGCCGGTTTCGCTGAACTGACTGCCGCCTATGAGGGTGTCACCCGCGACGACATGTACGCGAACTACCGGCACTTCCTCCAGGCGGTGATCCCCGCATGCGAGGAGTACGACGTCAAGCTGGGCGTCCACCCCGACGACCCGCCGTTCGACGTCTTCGGCTGGCCGCGGGTCGTGTCGACGAAGGCCGACCTCGCCCGCGTCCTCGACCTCCACCCGAGCCCCCACCACGGGCTGACACTGTGCCTGGGGAGTTTCTCCGCCAACCCGGACCAGGACGGCGTCGACGCGGTGCGCACGTTCATGGACCGCATCCACTTCACGCACGTGCGCAACATCAAGCACCTCGGCGGCGGCGACTTCGTCGAGGTCGCACACCGGGCAGGCGAAGGCCACGTCGACACGACCGGGATCATGAAGGCCTACGCCGAGGCCGGCTTCCAGGGGTACGTCCGGCCCGACCACGGGCGTCACCTGTGGGACGAGAACACCACGAACCGGCCGCGGCCGGGCTACGGGCTGTACGACCGCGCCCTCGGCGTCCAGTACCTCCTCGGCGCCTGGGACGCGTTCCGCTATGCCACCCCAGCCGAGGGCCACGACCTGCAGGAAGGGACCGAGCAGTGA